In the genome of Rhodamnia argentea isolate NSW1041297 chromosome 3, ASM2092103v1, whole genome shotgun sequence, one region contains:
- the LOC115752425 gene encoding pre-mRNA-splicing factor CWC25 homolog codes for MALKFLNKKGWHTGSLRNIENVWKAEQKHDAEQKKLEELRKQIQEERERDEFRVLQEQAGILPRQERLEFLYDSGLAVGKGSSEGVAFKALDKPNEAASSSAASASASASGPASATPGALFEDKSYSANDAWRKLHSDPLLLIRQREQEALARIKNNPVQMAMIRKSVMEKNPDKDHDKKVSRKKHRHRSSKREKRSSSSEPVDSDDASRDDRKAKRKSTNQSSDRDGRHKKAQSDSDDDLHGRESWKKRRLEDSKHERSSDGSIGVKRGKDDTRYPHKYSRHENNDLQSRDASRRESRSSIDASRHRGDNFQGEGRNESQYKRRNAAPKLSEEERLARLREMQMDAELHEEQRWKRLKRADADDARELKRDAPSRGRNFLDAVQKTVYGAEKGGNLTIEESVRRRTYYSQGRSETGEGNAFRR; via the exons atgGCTCTCAAGTTCTTGAACAAGAAGGGATGGCACACGGGGAGCTTGAGGAACATCGAGAACGTGTGGAAGGCCGAGCAGAAGCACGACGCCGAGCAGAAGAAGTTGGAGGAGCTCCGCAAGCAAATCCAGGAGGAGCGGGAGCGCGACGAGTTTCGCGTCCTCCAGGAGCAGGCCGGAATCCTCCC GAGGCAAGAGAGATTGGAGTTTCTGTATGATTCAGGGTTGGCAGTTGGGAAGGGAAGTTCTGAAGGAGTTGCATTTAAAGCACTCGATAAACCTAATGAAGCAGCATCATCTTCGGCTGCGTCAGCTTCTGCATCGGCGTCGGGACCAGCTTCAGCTACGCCAGGGGCTCTTTTTGAGGACAAGTCATACTCCGCGAATGATGCATGGAGGAAGTTGCATTCGGATCCTCTGCTTTTGATTCGGCAGCGAGAGCAGGAGGCACTCGCTCGAATCAAGAATAACCCCGTGCAAATGGCCATGATTCGCAAATCG GTTATGGAGAAAAATCCTGATAAAGATCATGACAAGAAAGTATCCCGGAAGAAACATCGGCACCGTAGTTCAAAACGTGAGAAACGTTCGTCGTCATCTGAGCCAGTGGATTCTGATGATGCTTCGCGCGATGACAGAAAGGCGAAGAGAAAGAGTACTAACCAAAGCTCAGATCGTGATGGGCGCCACAAAAAAGCACAATCAGATTCAGACGATGATTTACATGGGAGAGAATCTTGGAAGAAGCGTCGACTCGAGGACTCTAAACATGAGCGGTCATCTGATGGCTCCATAGGTGTAAAACGCGGGAAGGATGATACTCGCTATCCCCACAAGTACTCACGCCATGAAAATAATGATCTTCAAAGCCGTGATGCTTCTAGGCGGGAAAGTAGAAGCTCCATCGATGCAAGCCGACACCGTGGGGATAACTTCCAAGGAGAAGGTAGGAATGAATCGCAATATAAACGGCGGAATGCTGCTCCTAAACTTTCAGAAGAAGAGAGACTTGCTAGGCTGCGAGAGATGCAAATGGATGCTGAGCTGCATGAAGAGCAGAGGTGGAAGCGTTTGAAGAGAGCTGATGCAGACGATGCACGGGAGTTGAAGCGTGATGCGCCTTCTCGTGGCAGGAACTTCTTGGATGCTGTTCAGAAAACTGTATACGGTGCCGAAAAGGGCGGTAACTTGACCATTGAGGAAAGCGTGCGGCGCAGGACATATTACTCACAAGGAAGGTCCGAAACGGGTGAAGGAAATGCTTTCCGACGGTGA
- the LOC115752423 gene encoding sodium/hydrogen exchanger 6-like has translation MERLLPMSPDHDPNGGNSSSPGGGQTGKEQQAAGVGILLQIMMLVLSFVLGHVLRRHKFYYLPEASASLLIGLIVGGLANVSDTETSIRTWFNFHEEFFFLFLLPPIIFQSGFSLSPKPFFSNFGAIVTFAILGTFIASVVTGVLVYLGGVMFLMYKLPFVECLMFGALISATDPVTVLSIFQELGTDVNLYALVFGESVLNDAMAISLYRTMSLVRQNASSGQNFFMVIVRFLETFVGSMSAGVGVGFISALLFKYAGLDIDNLQNLECCLFVLFPYFSYMLAEGLGLSGIVSILFTGMVMKHYTYSNLSENSQRFVSAFFHLISSLAETFIFIYMGFDIAMEQHSWSHVGFIFFSILFIGVARAANVFSCAYLVNLTRPATRKIPAKHQKALWYSGLRGAMAFALALQSVHDLPEGHGQTIFTATTAIVVLTVLLIGGSTGTMLEALQVVGDAHEVSLVEHNFQNSEGNHSYVAPSYDEDSSSGNKIKMKLKEFHKSTASFTALDRNYLTPFFTSQNGDEDDDFDEPMPTSRRGGFRH, from the exons ATGGAGCGGCTGCTTCCGATGTCGCCCGATCACGACCCCAACGGCGGCAACAGCAGCAGCCCCGGCGGCGGCCAGACCGGGAAGGAGCAGCAGGCTGCCGGCGTCGGGATCCTCCTCCAGATCATGATGCTCGTCCTCTCCTTCGTCCTCGGCCACGTGCTTCGCCGTCACAAGTTCTATTATCTCCCCGAGGCCAGCGCTTCTCTTTTGATAG GTCTGATCGTTGGTGGACTTGCTAATGTTTCGGACACTGAGACTAGCATCAG GACGTGGTTCAACTTCCACGAGGAAttcttctttctgtttttgctGCCCCCGATAATATT TCAGTCGGGCTTTAGCTTATCTCCT AAGCCTTTTTTCTCGAATTTTGGAGCTATTGTGACATTCGCTATATTAGGCACTTTCATAGCTTCTGTTGTTACAGGAGTTTTGGT ATATCTTGGTGGAGTTATGTTTCTCATGTACAAACTCCCTTTTGTTGAGTGCCTCATGTTTGGTGCTCTTATATCCGCAACCGATCCTGTCACTGTTTTGTCCATATTTCAG GAGCTCGGAACAGATGTGAATCTATATGCCTTGGTTTTTGGAGAATCAGTGTTGAATGACGCA ATGGCCATTTCTTTATACAG GACAATGTCTTTGGTGAGACAAAATGCGTCATCTGGGCAGAACTTCTTTATGGTGATTGTCAGGTTTCTTGAGACCTTTGTGGGTTCAATGTCAGCAG GAGTTGGAGTTGGTTTCATCTCTGCTTTG CTCTTCAAGTATGCAGGCTTAGATATTGACAA TCTCCAGAACCTAGAGTGCTGCCTCTTTGTTCTATTTCCATATTTCTC GTACATGCTTGCAGAAGGACTTGGCCTTTCTGGTATTGTCTCAATATTGTTCACAGGCATG GTCATGAAGCATTACACATATTCAAACTTATCAGAAAATTCACAGCGATTTGTATCGGcattttttcatttgatatcaTCACTGGCAGAGACTTTCAT ATTCATATACATGGGCTTTGATATCGCAATGGAACAGCACAGCTGGTCTCATGTTGGGTTTATCTTCTTCTCAATT TTATTCATTGGAGTTGCAAG GGCAGCAAATGTCTTTTCTTGTGCCTATCTAGTCAATTTGACTCGACCTGCAACTCGTAAAATACCtgcaaaacatcaaaaagcgcTTTGGTACAGTG GTCTCCGAGGTGCCATGGCTTTTGCTCTTGCTCTACAATCAGTTCATGATCTCCCAGAAGGACACGGACAGACTATATTCACTGCGACCACTGCGATTGTTGTCCTAACA GTCTTACTAATTGGAGGTTCAACTGGTACAATGCTGGAAGCCCTACAAGTTGTTGGTGATGCCCATGAAGTCTCCTTGGTTGAA CATAATTTCCAGAACTCAGAAGGCAACCATAGCTATGTTGCCCCCAGTTATGATGAGGATTCATCATCTgggaacaaaattaaaatgaagcTTAAAGAGTTTCACAAGAG CACCGCATCATTTACAGCACTGGATAGAAATTATCTCACTCCATTCTTTACGAGTCAAAATGGGGATGAAGACGATGATTTTG ATGAACCCATGCCCACTTCCCGGAGAGGGGGTTTCCGACATTGA
- the LOC115752443 gene encoding aspartyl protease family protein At5g10770-like, which yields MKMGSLLFLICCLLLARAASVAEFIGDEAAIYLDLYHVDGSNSPLGNKSPEPFAHVLDRDENRIKALRYRITSAKARKPGVVLNQSIDILGPESVSIPVNSGLSVGSGNYYAKIGLGVPAKYYAMLLDTGSSLSWLQCQPCAIYCHTQVDALYNPSTSSKYKSLPCSSSQCSSLKEATLNDPSCEVRTGKCVYTASYGDSSYSMGYLSQDSLSLSPSETLPNFLYGCGQDNEGLFGRAAGIVGLARQSLSMISQLSSKYGNAFSYCLPSETATGNGFLSLGRTSLTASAFRFTPMITESRERSLYFLRLGAISLAGKPLAVAAMQYRVPTIIDSGTVISRLPSSVYAALRQAFTKIMSTKYAKAPGYSILDTCFKGSLKTMSVPQMRLVFQGGADLALTPANILIDVEKGTTCLAFTSSSGDMEIAIIGNHQQKTFTVAYDVTNSRIGFAADGCH from the exons ATGAAGATGGGTTCTCTTCTGTTCTTGATTTGCTGTCTGCTGCTAGCGAGAGCTGCTTCGGTTGCAGAGTTCATAG GAGATGAGGCAGCCATTTATCTGGATCTGTACCATGTTGATGGCTCCAACTCTCCCCTCGGGAACAAATCTCCAGAGCCTTTCGCCCATGTTCTCGATCGTGATGAGAATCGCATCAAGGCTCTCAGGTACCGAATTACTAGCGCAAAGGCGCGCAAACCTGGCGTCGTCTTGAACCAATCCATAGACATATTAGGCCCTGAATCCGTAAGCATCCCAGTGAACTCCGGCTTGTCTGTCGGGTCTGGCAATTACTACGCCAAGATAGGCCTCGGCGTGCCTGCCAAGTACTATGCCATGCTTCTCGACACCGGCAGCTCTCTTTCGTGGCTCCAGTGCCAGCCATGTGCGATATACTGCCATACCCAAGTCGATGCTCTGTACAACCCCTCTACTTCCAGCAAATACAAATCCCTGCCGTGCTCAAGCTCTCAGTGCTCGTCACTCAAGGAGGCCACTCTGAACGACCCCTCTTGCGAGGTTAGGACGGGCAAGTGCGTGTACACGGCGAGCTACGGCGACTCATCCTACTCGATGGGATACTTGAGCCAGGACTCGCTTAGCTTGTCCCCATCTGAGACTTTGCCTAATTTCCTTTATGGGTGTGGCCAGGACAACGAAGGGCTGTTCGGGAGGGCAGCCGGTATTGTCGGCCTGGCCCGGCAAAGTCTCTCCATGATTTCTCAATTATCTTCCAAGTACGGAAATGCGTTCTCCTATTGTCTTCCATCGGAAACCGCCACTGGGAACGGCTTCCTCTCTCTTGGAAGGACTTCACTAACGGCATCAGCCTTCAGGTTCACTCCCATGATAACCGAATCCAGAGAAAGGAGCTTATACTTCTTGCGATTGGGTGCAATTTCACTAGCGGGAAAGCCCTTAGCAGTCGCGGCTATGCAGTATAGGGTCCCGACCATCATCGACTCAGGGACGGTCATCTCACGCCTGCCTAGTTCGGTCTATGCTGCACTCAGACAGGCCTTCACCAAGATCATGTCGACAAAGTACGCTAAGGCGCCGGGCTATTCCATACTGGACACCTGTTTCAAAGGAAGCTTGAAGACTATGTCCGTTCCACAGATGCGACTTGTATTCCAAGGTGGCGCCGATCTTGCTCTGACACCTGCAAACATTCTCATCGATGTCGAGAAGGGCACTACTTGCTTGGCCTTTACAAGCAGCTCCGGAGACATGGAAATCGCTATCATTGGGAATCATCAGCAGAAGACGTTCACCGTCGCCTACGATGTCACCAATTCCAGGATTGGGTTCGCCGCAGACGGCTGCCATTGA